aaacataattttttttcttattcttcttatAGATAAATGCAGTTAACATTAGGGGTGTTTACCAAACTGCAAAAACCACACAAATCGCACCAAAATTGCCTGCAAAATGGCTTAACCGCACCGAAACAGTGCATTGGCGCACTGCACCTATTACTTGCGGTTTTGGTGcagttttataataagaaaaccacaCAAACCACATTGTACCGCATCCTcactatatattaatatatttacttatttttaatattaaatatattattaaaagtttaataaccatagtttaaaaaaaaaaattaataacccTAGTAAGTGTTAATTAGGAAAGTTAGCTtaatataaagaaaaactaactcaatagtttaaaacttgacccaaaataaagggaaaaatcaGTTTTGAACGGgtagaaaaacccaaaatttgaaaaatataccagCTTCGAATCCCATCTTATAGGACGCACCGCACATGTGATTGCAAAAATGAGGTACAGTATAGTTATAGTTTTGGCTAAACTCTAAACCGCACTGTACTGCACATGTGACTATAAAAATGAGGTATGGTGcggttataattttaaataaactgCACTGTAATGCACGGtgctaaaaatgaccaaaaatcgCCCCGCACCACACCACGAATACCCCTAGTTAACACACTACCATGCCTAATTCTCCACCCCTTATCTATAGGAGGAGGAGATGCCATTTATCCAAGGACCAACTTTCAAAAGAAGCAATTAATAATCCAATCATAAGGTTTAAAACCAacttatttcctttttcttcctcataaaattttatatacctTTATGGCATGTACGTCTTTAGCTCCAATTCCAAACTTTTCTTCTCTTCGAGGATGAAAATATAAGGCCGTCATCAAAATTGACTTGTCTTGATCATTTACCATTTGATTAATTGGATACCTACAAccaaaaaaagtttaattatttaagGAACTCCCAcccattttaatgaaaaaaaaaaattatataaacacACAAAACTTAAGCTATGAAGATAAGGAGCACTACAAAAATGAGAGTAAGCATGTCAATCATTTAAAGAAGTAATCATATTAATGATGAAAAGCAAAGCactaaaaatcatataatttataattaaaatcagGTGTGACCCTTACACATGCAAGACAGGTAGACCTATACGTGCGCATATTAACATTTAAATAGAAAACTCGCTACTACAATATCTGATAATGCCACCAATATCTAAGATAATCAGTCAAATTTCAAATAGAGAACTTCTTGGGGGTGGTGTAGCACTTTTATTTTTGGAGGGTAAGCTATGTACCTACTGAGCCTCCACCTTCTATATCCAAGGTGAGAGGTGCTATTTTGAGGTAAGCTCATTGGAGTTTAGCATATTCTTAGTcacccaaataataataaatttttttttttaaattttctataggAAAAGGCGGTAATcatatacaaattaattgtgCGACAGCAGAATGTGGTTCAACTTGCGtgttggcaaggaaagtttgaTCTTTATATTTGAGATTATTGTATGATTCAATTACTTCCTTAAGCAGTGTCCATTCTTAGTCCTTTTCTTGATAATTTAGTTCTAAATTTCAGAATCCAGTGCTTTATGAGTAGTTTTAATAAACTCCCTGCATATATTTGAACATTCTCTTGtttctaataaatttattcttacttaaatatatatatatatatatatatatgtatatatatatatataatgggtaattaaaaaaaacactattgaACTATTTTCCAACAACACAAAAGAGGGAACATTTGAAAGAAATGCATGACTATTACTGGACTTATTAATCATTAGAATATATAATTAGTTTGTAATGTGGTTTAATAAAGAAGTTGttctttaaaatttgtttaagataatttattctctttaaaattttttaaataaaagtaaattccatttctttttttctataaatatatcattttattattttgagtcCAAAACTGAGAAAgaaaacctataaaaaaaaaaaaaatcaatttaagacCCAATTAGTCCGAAATGGACTGGATACATCAAAGTGGACCGAAATAGATCAAATTGGACCAAATGAGAAAGAGTTGAACCGAAATAGGCTgaatggaccaaaatggaagAATGGACCATAATTGACTGAATTCGACGGAAGTGAACTAAATGGACCGGAGAGGATAGAAATGGACTAATGTGGAccgaaattgaccaaaatgttgatgttatttaaaatgagcgtaacaacaataaatgctacactttcgcttttaaatattatatagatttgTAAGACTTATATGTACTATGTAGAAAGTTTGTACTAACTACAATATCACTAAAAGTAAGTAGGAATTTGTTTATTATGTTGCTAATGTGATACTAATCAATCATATTGTtactttgtaaattttttagttagtaaacaatatcatttaaatgttctttttcactattaaaaaaattaaatgaaaatattcaaagatgcataatttaaaagatcttattgtttgattaatattaatttgcaaaaagaaaatcttaaaataCTTCACGTACTAATAGATTTggacaaaataaataaattaaatcatttaatGATTTATCAAATAGATATTGATtatatagatagatatagaCGTAGATATTTGCTAATGCTTTTTGCTGAGGGTAAGAACTAAGAACTAGTCCCAAAGAATGTCAGGTACTTGAATCATTATATAAAAATCAGTAATGCcatataaatatgatttttctaCATGGTTATGCTAtaacttgaaaagaaagaaacaatattcTTGTTTAGAGTCCCATAGAGCAAGGAAAGAATGAATAATGATGAGTGAGAAATTAGTACAACAAAGAtgacttaaatatttataagaaaCCAACTAGAGTAACATGACCGAATACAATGCAATGGACATTATTAAAAGAGAGGAGAATCATTGGAGGTATTGACTTACTTGTGCAATATCTGCTTCAACGCATGGGACAGATTCATAATATCATTTGGTGTCCAAACCCTTTTTAATACAGAATTATTTTTGCTTTCTAACTTCTTAAGGCTTTCCATTGCAAGACCGCCATACTTGTAGACAAGCTGAGCACCAGAATTATCGGACATACTGTTGCATTCATGTGTTTCAGTATTTAAATTCTGCTTATCAGAAATAGTTTGCCTAACCATCAGGCTATTAAAATCTACAGGCTTCTCAAGCTCAGGCATCTGAGGAACAATAGTCGGGATTGAAATAAATTAGatcattgaaagaaaaaagaaaaatccagctatgaaaaaaatattttttaatggaaagacgtagtgaaaatttaaattttcatagaGCTTGCTCAtgagtaaattaaaaaaaaaaactcctaacAAACTACATTCCATAAAGTTGGTTGAGTATCATTCTGTATATTTGCATATTAAACAAGACTCTGACCAATTTAAGGACAAGGATAAGACAGAAAAATGAAAACTGACAGACATGGATGCTTAGTGAAGTATGTTCTCTCTAGGGACTACTGCTCACATCTCAAAGAACCTTAAAGACAATAATTCAGTTTCATTTTAACACAagtgttaataaaataaatattcaacaacttttcaaatttcaagttcAGCAGATCTCAACAAAGCTTATTAATGCACCAGTCAGAGCTTCGTTAAATATCCTTTAGAAAGAATTTAATAGGGTGGATGACTTCCATAATAATCTTTTAGCATCCTAAAAAAACAATGcacaaaagaaaagggaagggaAAAAAGGAAGACAAACCTATTATCACAACAATGGGGTCTTTATACATTCATATGTTAAGCATATAGTCTTAGGCTGCATTTGAATGGATTTGGATGGATCTTTGAAATTTCAAGACTTTTGCATTATTGGGAGACAATTTACCAAAAGCCTTGTAGCTCCCTGCCCCACTTGttctaaaaattatcaaaagcaTTATAGGGAGACAACATCCACAACTAGATTCCTAATAGTATAATTTATGCcttgaaaattttctattccTAAACTTAGATGAAGGATTATAAAGGAGGGAtccttttttgagaaagtataaAGGAGGGATCCAAATAAACATTTCTTAACTAAAACTTAGCCAAATCCCCTGCATAAATCCCTTCTTGTGCTTGCTCAGAATTGAGCTATTTTATTTAAACCCCTGAATTGGTGAAGTTACTGAAGACATTTTATCCGCAAGAACAATAGCTACCTTCCCAGAATATAGGATGTCAAAGTGGCCACCAGTCCCTGTAGAAGGCACATTTCCCCATGCCAATGCATCGAGATTTCCTTTAAGATTATCCACAACTCCAGCCTTAGCAGCATTAAGAAAGCAAGCACCAGGGTTCTGCACAAAAAAACAGAAGACAGACAGGATTACATGCCTacaaataattttcattaaaagaaTCACTGCAAtaccaaaataaagaaaaacaacttTGAGAACTAACAGAAAAGCACGCTTGCATGAAGGGTGATGAGACAGATGCATGTTCTCTTTGTCGAGCAATGCCTCTTGCATTCAAGCCAACAAACTCTCCTGTAGCGGATAGACTATCAGCAACAAGAACCAAATGTTGAGGATGTATGGACTTTCCAACATCAGATATTGCAACTTCTAAACTCTGCACATGAAAAGACATAGCAGTAGATAAGAGTAAGCATCAGTTaccttgaaatttgaaatgcaAATCCACTCCCCTCCCCctagaaaccaaagaaaaaaacaaatcttaGGCAACAGAATACACCTTAAGAAAATATTTCCATCCAGCTTCTATTCCAAAGGCCAAAACAATATCATGAACATTATCTGGATGACTGCGAGACCAATCGATCAAATCTGTCACTTGGACACAATCATTCGAAATTAAACTCTCAAGATCTGTTGTATCACAGCCTGCTGACATAGCAACTCTCAAGTAGAGTTCACCAAAAGAACCATGATGACGTCTTGATACTTTAGGTTGATCATTCCATAAAATATCCACCTTCTTTATCTCAGGGAATCctaaagaaaattcaagaaatgtgaaaatgagtataaataaatacaaaacaaGCATGAATGACATATTCAGCAAACAATAAATAGAACATGCACAAGTCTATATCTTGAAATGGAATGGCTTAGTAAAAATATAGAGATGCTTTAGAGCACTACCAACCTTTAACAACTGTTTGAAGAATGAAAGGTATGAAGGAGTCTCTAACTGAATCCAATGCTAAAGGAGTCTTGTAAATTTCAGGTATTGCGACAGTGATGCAAAGTGCATCATTGTCTTCCTTCTGTGTCTCAACTACAGAACAATCGCTGCCATTTAATCAAGTCAAAAGggaatattataatattaaaccAAGGTACTTTTGTAAATCATGGTCATACTTTCATTTTGGTATTAAAGCATGAGTAACATAtcaaaggttaaaaaaatagtcttttccaaaagagacaaaaaaaaaatcattatatgcatagagagagagagagagagaggcagagagaaaaagagagataaaaggAGCACAgacttttgcattaaaaaactATGAAtggagattttatttatttcattttttaccttattcaTAAGATACACTCACCCAATGGCTTGCAAACCCACAATCTTACCCTCCACCCGCACTTGTGAGAGAGGGAAGTGCCATTTGAGTTAGCAATTATTGACTATtctttatctatactactatttaagggggcTTCCCTTATTTGAATTGGACTTTTTTTtggttccaaaatacccctacagccTAGGTTTAAGTAGGGGCAAAACTTAAGGATAACActgtaaaaatatatctttaactcTCTCCTAAAACATTTCCTACAAAGTAGGATCACTTTTATACTAATCCATTTCTTTAAAGCAACTATAcgcttactttaaaaaaaaaaatataataagtaaaaaaaaatcatcctcaCTTTTATCTTCCTATCAAATTATTAgcctttaccaaaaaaatggAAGAGTCTCTAAGAATGGGCCTGAGCGCGTGCTTAAAGGCTAGTTTACAATAAACTTTGTTTGAATTTGAAACAAATTATGAGATTAATTGATGAGAAAACTAATTGAATCATGGACTTAAAAGGGGTGGGGGGCGGGGCATGTGGCACAACAGATGCAACCACAATTTGGAGACCTAACTTTATGTTTATCTAGATTTCCAAACCTTAACAAATCATAATATGCTGAAAACAGAATGGACTGTACTAAGTGTGTATTACAAATAAACTTTGGAGTAACAGTCAAAATGGATATTGTAAGAGCATAggatcaaaattttcaatttcaagcATATATATTGATCTAACAAAGAGAATTATTCAATGAGACTGCTACAGCTTCATTCCATGACTGAGTACTACATTTGGGATGCATGAGTCAATTCAAGTTAATACGACTATCCTCTAGGCATGTTGTTTAAAGATCCTTTCTGCCAGCATCTATAGTTGGCACATTAATATTATATTCAGCCTAGTTATTACCATATGCTTTACATGTAAAAATGTCGACTATGCAGcatatagttaaaaaaattaaaaaaaaaaaaaaaactgactttACACTGTTcaaattgataatataattttttgtaagcaTACATATAAACAATAAACATAGGATCATTCATATGCAATTTCAGgttattattgtttaattgAATAGTTGCATGAGTAATTACCAGTCAACACAAATAAATAGTGTAgagttagaataaaatttttatgtaatttcctgtatatttatatcatttacTTTTTCTAAAACATTACAAGGGAAAAGTACGCAAAAACCCCCTGTGCTTTATCCTTTAAACATGGAACTCCCTAAAGTTTTGAATATAACAATTACccttttttatatcattttatgtGTAAAACATTAAACATTTGTAACAATAAACTGAGTTGCTCATGTGACAATACTACATGTGGGTTTTGTGTTACACTCCAAAACCCTAGGGAGTTACACAATTAAGGTTTATACATAAAACAATACTACAAGGGGGTTAAGTGTTACCTTCGAAAGTTTAGGGGGTTTTCATATTCTACCAATAAACCATAGGGGGGTTTTCTGAAATTTTCCAGTgccaaaatgcaaaaaacaCCAAGAGGGTTTGGGTCAATTGCAAACTGACCCCTTAGGAATTCAATATTTCCATCTAACTCTCTAAGGTTTTAATATATGTGAAACTGATCCCTAATCTATGTTAAAATTCCCTCTGTTTAAGTGATGATTACATGTGACCAggtttattacaaaattttcatttgatataaaatttactaaaactaatataattttttttaaaacaataaaataattttgaaaaataaaatttaacaaaaaaaaaatatatatatatatatatataaatttttttcttcaaaaaagaaaaatgaattaatgTTGCATTAAGATTAATTAATTTGTGCCTTTAGGTttgaatttatcattttaagggaattaattttttttgaatttttttatatcttttgtatttttttcaaaaatttaatttattaaattttaacttgtttttttgaaattttttttttattgcaggTAACCACTTTCCATCACTAGAATTGACGAAATTTTAACATAGGGGTTAATTTCACAAATATGAAAACCTCAAGGATTTACAATGAAGAATTGAAACCCCAAGgtatgtttttgaatttttgacatttttccaaattataaatattgaatACACCTGATATATAATAGGTGAAATTTAACTACAACAATTTAACGAGCTAGATGCTCAGTTTTGATTTAGCTTTTCTTCTTTAGGTAAAATGTAGAttcatctatatctatattgTATCTAAAAGCTTAAGTGTAGAATTTATTATTGCTACACTCCAGTTGAGCCACATTAGCGTGTACgccattatcttttttctttccaattttcctataattgattttaacatttatttttttaatatttacacttctccaacctttctccctcTATTACCTTTTCATTTCTCCACTAATTCTCTAACCTTTATCACTCCCtttccttttcatctccccactaccctttacattaatatcattcttcttctttcccttcatcttcttttatttttatctcttcttattcacactttcttactataaatttatcattatctcttctattctatgcatagttttcccacacaaaaaaaaaaagttctctctctctctctctctcactccctcaattttttggtggatttaaaaaaaaaaaaatttcttgcatctctgctttacgttgctaatttttttatattctttaaaactttACTATGGGTAGACGAAGTGCCCTTAatagttgtattagaagtactttaTAATGCCACTTATTTATAGAAAGGCAAAGGTTAGCCAAACGAAAATAATCGAATGGCTAacaaattttagcttttgcaattttattttaactagtcgctaacttgTGCTATACACGAgaacctacctatttgtgaggtagactaaaataattttataagattatttgttataaataaaattttagttgaagtagaattttTAAGCTCTTAAAACATATATCTAATAGAGTTTTATTTAAACTAAACGATTgtaacacttgataagataattacaccttgaagaaaataataaatatataagatatagaacctaaaataaaaaatctaaaataaaaagaaaaagaaaatagtggtactgtggaaaattgtgagagttgcagaggtttcaatttttacacacacacatatatatattagttgaagtagaattttcaaactctaaaaacatatatttaatagagttttacttaaattaaactattataacacttgataagataattAGACgttgaagaaaataataaatatataagatataaaacttaaaataaaaaattcaagtggTGATGTGGAAATTTGTGAGAACTTCAGAGgtttcagttatatatataaaattttataacaatgcatagaaatttaattcttagatattgctaataattgtttatctgataatatgttttgggtggatgaaattacaatttctacaaagaaaataaccataatatattatcaacaacaaattgTTTTACTAATTGGTacaattaatcattgttaaattttattaatttttttagttacatttttcggtgttttggattgtaagaagaaaaaataaggtttgaggaagtttatttaaaactaaaagaaaaatttccaaattttatattctttttaataattcaaaaaaatgttataaataacttttattaaaaaatgaatatttttgttaacttgccttttgaatttttgagaaaaattgtattattttcattttggtacgaaaaaatttatattcatgATTTATGATTgctcttataataaataaaaatatgattacgAAATACATTACtcattattaaattagtttaaattgtaaaaaaaaaaattaataaaaccaccataaaaataattattacgtGCAACGCGCGGGTTCGCTGCTAGTTTTCGTATTATTTCAACAGCTCAAAAAATTTAGGCAGTAGTAGAATGATAACTAATAGCATCCAagcttttcattttatttagacattaattgtttttctgtAAAAAGAAGTCCACTTCATACTAAAAAATTAGTGAAAACACCAGAAACATAGGAAGAATCTACCAGAAAATGaacatgaaaaaagaaatccccaataatattttaatcaaacAGGAGAAGCTTACTCGCTCAATATTTGCAAGTTGGGAAGATTTCGTTCTGATTCCGTTTCCGTTTCCGAAGAATTACACCTCTTGTGAAGGGAACTCATGATTGAATGTACTGTTAGTCCCCTTCTCTTCACAATTTCCTGAAAGTACATATATTTATACCTGATATCTGGGACTCGCATAAATGTAGAAAAGATATGGATTGCAAGATTGTAATACCTtgcataaataaaaatgacaaacccaagGACTGAAATGTGTCTCGCTACAAGTCTGTGGAGAAAAGCTAATACACACAGAATCACATTAATTTATATCAGATGAAACTATGTAGTCATCATTGTTAATATTAAACAtgaaacaagagagaaaaagaagctaACGTTATCATGACAGTAGACACAATGTCTGAAAATATTAGTCTCTCCAAATGATTCTTCACCTCCAAGGCTCCATACTCAAAACCGTGCGTCCGTCTTCCAAGTTTCccagaaaaaaatattgaccaAGTAGTGTCAGAATTATGTTTTCTTGAACCACATTCCAGTATATTCTGCACAATTAACCCAGATCACAAAAGTTCTGTCAAGAATTATTGTGACATAATTATAAATACATTTAATCAACTAGAACATCACCCAATGATAAGtccaaaaatgcaaaactacataaaaatctaaaaatgcaTACAGATTAGTTAGGAACCAATGTAATGAATGTCAATGGACAGGACATGCCCTACTTCAACACAAAAGAAGGAAACAACAATCTACTGGACCACTAGCTATATAGACCACTAACCAAGTCATGTAATATTTGGATAACTACCATACATGAAACATCAACAGGAACAGTATTTTTTAGGTGATTAGACCACCTGATCAAATGTGATAAGCAgatttgaatttcttaattAGTTGTAAtacattatttaaatttcttaattacaTTAAGAAACTCAAGGAGTGAACCTTTTAAGGGCATAAGTTCATGTGCTTCCATTGTATTTAAATTAATCTCTTGATATTAATGGCCTCCTGCATTTAGGCATGTGTTTACTAGCAGGGAAAAAATCCTTGTGTTTTCTATTCACTTTGGAAAACTGAATTATAAAAGGCTTCACTTCTTCAAATTTGGtgttttattttacaattaatAAGATAATCTTAAGCCttaaaacatgaaattcaacaatGGATACAGTCACTTGACCATCTACCCCTTACAGATACCAGTATGTTCATTGAAATAAACATATGCAACTGCAAATTGGACTATGCAACCAAGTTCATATCCTCAAGTATTTCAGGTTAGACTGAATTTGGCACCCTAGCTACTAcatgtcaaatttaaaaatttttaaagctATACAATCAACAAACAATCTCCTACATGATTAAGATGACACTAATAAAGTTGATACAATATGAGCTTCATTCCCCTTTTGCCACACATTTATGGGCAGATTTATATAACAGGAGAGCTCAAATCTAAATGAATATGTAAGACACATACATGGAAACTAAATAAAGGCACactgaacaaaaaaataagtattataATGTTAGTTGAAACAAGCATTAAAAATTCCAAATCCTCATAGACTAGgcaacaaaaactaattagatAATTTTCAAGATGTAACTTTTGTATAATAtcttacccttaaaaaaaaacacaatcaatctctctctctctctctctccacatgAAGCTCCggattaattttcttattacatatatcatatataagTTCTCAGATACATTGCTCTCCCTTTCCAAGTCTAACtttcaaaatccaataaatacTAATTCTGGGTATTCCATTCCAATTTAACTAAGAATTTTTTCCTAGAAATCAAATTGTCAAGATCTTAATTACACGACTAAGAAGTACAATCCATTGCCATCCATGTCTTAGTCAAGAGAATATCCTTGTCTTCAGTCTAACATTGGCCATAGATTCAAACAACTCCAATCTAACCTTTGGAGAATCGAGAATACTtatgaaaaattgtcaaataagAAAGTTGGAGCATCATAAGACATTAAAGATGGTTGGAACACATGTTCAGGTGAACTGCTTCTCTGAGGGGAGGGGATTCTCTTTTATTAAAAGTAGATTCAGTCAATTGAATGTTGATTGgagtgtaattttatagaattaaTTTAGCATGACTCTGCAATTATTCAACATCAACAATTGACAGAGCCAAATACCCTCAGATattcccccccaaaaaaagaagaataaaaaaccaTATGTTAACCCTTGCACAAGAGCAGGAAGAGTACCTTTAGATTCAGCAATGGAGAAGTTTGAAGTAGACTAATTGGTTGATCCAAAGCACTATATGCCACTTCTGAAATGGCAGCAGCAGACCATGAACCCACAGGCTGGCCACCAAtggcatcatcatcatcaacactCTCACTAAATAAGTCATGGGTGCTGCTATTTGGATTAGATTTGtccttattaatattataagaGAACTGAATAAGATGATTCCCATATGCATTTCTAACTGTTCCATCATATGCAGTATACAAATCACGCATTAAGAACATAAGCCTTCGGTTCAAAGTCCCAGGGAGATCTGCATTGGCACTGAAAGAACTATCTCGACTTGCTACTGAATGAACAAAACATTCGAAAGGATTCAAGCCCGCCAGGAAGGAATTTTCAACCACAGCATACGGGATGTAAGATCCAGCATGTTCAGAAGAATTTTCAACCTTCTGGACTGAATCATGTGCCTTTCGATTATTCCAGGAAGCACATGAAAGTTGGTGGGGGATTCTAAATGATAGCGGAACCATTGAATGTTGCAAGCCAAGACACATGCTATGCTGAACCAATTTCAGCAAATTACCCTTGCTTCCAGCCTTAAACATAACCAGAAATGAGTTATCCTTACTAGCATATTTGTAGACTAAAGTTTGAATATCCCGAAACACTTGCTTGAAAGCATCAGCAGAGACTTGACATAGTGCTGCAGATTTTTGCTTCTCATAATAGAAATGCTCCACATCAAGAACCACAGAATTCTCCTCACCACCTTTGGCAAGAAAATCCTGACAAGAATCTATCATCAACAGTTTGAAATTAGAGGTctgctcttcttcttttaaacCAAAATTTATTTCATCCATCATGTTTTTCCGGAAGCGTGAGTTAGAGCATAGGTACAAGTCTGAAAGTGAAACACTCAAGCCCTGTATTGACAACCACTCACAAAGAACTTCCTGAGCAGCATACAAGAAGTCAACTACTTTACCCCGACAATATTTGACAAGACTATGAAAAAGGTTGCTATCATTGTCACATAGCCAAAGCGATCCTTCAGAAGATAAAAGCTCTCCATTACTAACATGAACACCATTTGAAGGAAAAACATAATCAAAACCTGGGGGCAGAAGCATGCTGAATAATTGCTTGCCAGTCCAAACAGAACCACTAAGTGAGGGAGCTTTGACGATTGCAGGCAATGGAAACTGATATGGGCAAAACATTTGCAGCTGCTGCAGTTGAAAAAGGTTCAAGAGAACCCCATCCTCCATGATCAAATGAGCAGCAGTTAAACTATCCTGACTTAGTGAAAGCAGGTTCCTACCATTTTGCCCATCTATTACTTGCCTATCTAAAGCAACAAGCTCACTAAGTTCAACTCTAGCATCAATTGATTGAGAAACATAGCCATGAAGACAGTCACCATCAAAATCCCCGCGAAGAGGAGAACAGCAAAGTGGGTTTATGGAAACAACTGAAGTTATTGGCAGGACCTTGACAGATAAAGCTATAAGGGAGTGTTGATGTATGGATGGAGGCCTATTTATCAACACGATATCTCCATTATTCAGGGGCCTATACATTGTGTCCCCAATTTGAAGTTCATTA
The sequence above is drawn from the Castanea sativa cultivar Marrone di Chiusa Pesio chromosome 5, ASM4071231v1 genome and encodes:
- the LOC142637221 gene encoding DNA-directed RNA polymerase IV subunit 1-like; the encoded protein is MTCMKSKSPMDNDLYEEQQFPSGLLTGICFNIASKKDTEKISVLAVDAVSDLSDPKLGVPNLSNECLTCGAKDTKNCEGHFGFIDFPFTIVHPFFLSEAAKILNKICPGCKSIKQELQVKLDGDSALDHNQPKGCKYCVGNSTEWYPTVKFKVSTNELFKKSAIIVEVNERLPKKSQTESLRSLPADFWDFIPKDDNQEESNLKPNRRVLSHAQVHYLLKSVDLKFIKKFVSRTDSLFLNCFPVTPNYHRVCEITHTLPQQLFFDDRTRAYKKLVGFTGTANELGSRVLDCLKFSKLSSGKSSNNGLASAQQKNGTDPSSSSGLRWIKDVVLGKRSDHCFRMVVVGDPYIKLSEIGIPCHIAEQLQISESLNRWNFDKFIVDCTLSFIEKGKVYVRRKGELVCVHHINELQIGDTMYRPLNNGDIVLINRPPSIHQHSLIALSVKVLPITSVVSINPLCCSPLRGDFDGDCLHGYVSQSIDARVELSELVALDRQVIDGQNGRNLLSLSQDSLTAAHLIMEDGVLLNLFQLQQLQMFCPYQFPLPAIVKAPSLSGSVWTGKQLFSMLLPPGFDYVFPSNGVHVSNGELLSSEGSLWLCDNDSNLFHSLVKYCRGKVVDFLYAAQEVLCEWLSIQGLSVSLSDLYLCSNSRFRKNMMDEINFGLKEEEQTSNFKLLMIDSCQDFLAKGGEENSVVLDVEHFYYEKQKSAALCQVSADAFKQVFRDIQTLVYKYASKDNSFLVMFKAGSKGNLLKLVQHSMCLGLQHSMVPLSFRIPHQLSCASWNNRKAHDSVQKVENSSEHAGSYIPYAVVENSFLAGLNPFECFVHSVASRDSSFSANADLPGTLNRRLMFLMRDLYTAYDGTVRNAYGNHLIQFSYNINKDKSNPNSSTHDLFSESVDDDDAIGGQPVGSWSAAAISEVAYSALDQPISLLQTSPLLNLKNILECGSRKHNSDTTWSIFFSGKLGRRTHGFEYGALEVKNHLERLIFSDIVSTVMITFSPQTCSETHFSPWVCHFYLCKEIVKRRGLTVHSIMSSLHKRCNSSETETESERNLPNLQILSDDCSVVETQKEDNDALCITVAIPEIYKTPLALDSVRDSFIPFILQTVVKGFPEIKKVDILWNDQPKVSRRHHGSFGELYLRVAMSAGCDTTDLESLISNDCVQVTDLIDWSRSHPDNVHDIVLAFGIEAGWKYFLKSLEVAISDVGKSIHPQHLVLVADSLSATGEFVGLNARGIARQREHASVSSPFMQACFSNPGACFLNAAKAGVVDNLKGNLDALAWGNVPSTGTGGHFDILYSGKMPELEKPVDFNSLMVRQTISDKQNLNTETHECNSMSDNSGAQLVYKYGGLAMESLKKLESKNNSVLKRVWTPNDIMNLSHALKQILHKYPINQMVNDQDKSILMTALYFHPRREEKFGIGAKDVHAIKVVCHPKYQNTRCFEVERNDGTTEDFSYHKCVIAALEIIDPKRAEAYKSKWLQNCNS